The proteins below are encoded in one region of Tessaracoccus aquimaris:
- the hisI gene encoding phosphoribosyl-AMP cyclohydrolase: protein MPEIHYNADGLVPAIAQDEDTREVLMLAWMNEEALRRTLATGKATYWSRSRQEYWVKGETSGHHQAVVDAALDCDGDAILLTVRQTGAACHTGNRTCFFTDLTAQDLT from the coding sequence ATGCCGGAGATCCACTACAACGCCGACGGGCTCGTGCCCGCCATCGCCCAGGACGAGGACACCCGCGAGGTGCTGATGCTCGCCTGGATGAACGAGGAGGCACTGCGCCGCACCCTTGCCACCGGCAAGGCGACGTACTGGTCGCGCTCCAGGCAGGAGTACTGGGTCAAGGGCGAGACGTCGGGGCACCACCAGGCGGTCGTCGACGCTGCCCTCGACTGCGACGGTGACGCGATCCTGCTGACGGTCCGCCAGACCGGCGCCGCGTGCCACACCGGCAACCGCACCTGTTTCTTCACCGACCTGACCGCGCAGGACCTCACGTGA
- a CDS encoding Fic family protein yields the protein MGAAWPSASSETLQWNDWRSYQGAVLPGIDGMEVAAALPAALVGEVGAAQQSIVEFDALFARELGGMAIETVDTVLVRSEAASSSQIEHLTVSSKQLALAEFGASRSGNAHLVHANAVAMADALGDDAPLDTAFADRMQAELLGETGLHLGIRREPVWIGPTGSTPVGADYVAPDHTRVAASLEDLWRFLERPTALPLAQIAVGHAQFENIHPYVDGNGRVGRALVHRYLRRAGLTSAVTVPISAGLLANPGGYVAALTALRAGDPAPSSESSPGRPATPPPSGANWSPTCATFGRRGTTG from the coding sequence ATGGGTGCCGCATGGCCCTCGGCCTCCAGCGAGACGCTGCAGTGGAACGACTGGCGAAGCTATCAGGGTGCCGTCCTGCCCGGCATCGACGGCATGGAGGTCGCAGCGGCGCTCCCCGCCGCGTTGGTCGGTGAGGTCGGCGCGGCGCAGCAGTCCATCGTCGAGTTCGACGCCCTGTTCGCCCGCGAACTCGGGGGCATGGCCATCGAGACCGTCGACACGGTCCTGGTGCGCTCCGAGGCGGCCTCCTCGTCCCAGATCGAACATCTGACGGTGTCCTCCAAGCAACTGGCGCTGGCCGAGTTCGGCGCCTCCCGCAGCGGCAACGCCCACCTGGTGCACGCCAACGCCGTCGCGATGGCCGACGCGCTCGGCGACGACGCGCCCCTCGACACGGCGTTTGCCGACCGGATGCAGGCCGAACTGCTGGGCGAGACCGGGCTGCATCTGGGGATCAGGAGGGAGCCTGTGTGGATCGGCCCCACCGGGTCGACCCCGGTCGGCGCCGACTACGTCGCACCGGACCACACGCGGGTCGCCGCCTCGCTCGAGGATCTGTGGCGCTTCCTGGAGCGACCGACGGCGCTGCCGCTCGCGCAGATCGCCGTCGGCCACGCCCAGTTCGAGAACATCCATCCTTACGTCGACGGCAACGGCCGCGTCGGCAGGGCGCTGGTGCACCGCTACCTGCGTCGCGCGGGGCTGACGAGCGCGGTGACAGTGCCCATCTCCGCAGGGCTGCTCGCCAACCCGGGCGGCTACGTCGCGGCGCTCACGGCCCTGCGGGCAGGCGACCCCGCCCCATCGTCGGAGAGTTCACCCGGGCGACCCGCGACGCCACCGCCATCGGGCGCGAACTGGTCGCCGACCTGCGCGACCTTCGGACGGCGTGGGACGACAGGCTGA
- the trpB gene encoding tryptophan synthase subunit beta: MTSLTQADEAGFFGAHGGRFLPPHLEAPIAEVAAAYAEAKDDPAFLAEYEALLADYVGRPSPLFLAKNLSAELGGAKIYLKREDLNHTGAHKINHTLGEVLLAKRMGKKKVIAETGAGQHGVALATAAALLGLECEIHMGAIDIAKQHPNVVRMRLLGATVVSVEDGGRCLKDAVDSAFGVWAADFGETMFAIGSVVGPDPFPTMVRDFQSVVGREARRQVMEKEGKLPTAIVAAVGGGSNAMGLFQAFLEDADVAIYGVEPSGRSLDAPGEHAATMTLGTPGVIHGMQTIVLQDEAGEPWPVHSIASGMDYPGVGPQHAHLKDVGRANYVTASDAESLEAFQVLCRTEGIIPAIESSHAVAYAMKLAPTLTSDDVIIVNLSGRGDKDIDFVAEQLGME; this comes from the coding sequence ATGACATCGCTTACGCAAGCCGACGAGGCCGGATTCTTCGGAGCTCACGGCGGACGCTTCCTCCCCCCGCACCTTGAGGCACCGATCGCCGAGGTCGCAGCAGCCTACGCCGAGGCCAAGGACGACCCGGCGTTCCTGGCAGAGTACGAGGCGCTGCTTGCCGACTACGTCGGTCGCCCCTCGCCGCTGTTCCTCGCGAAGAACCTCAGCGCCGAGTTGGGTGGGGCAAAGATCTACCTCAAGCGCGAGGACCTGAACCACACGGGCGCGCACAAGATCAACCACACCCTCGGCGAGGTGCTGCTCGCCAAGCGGATGGGCAAGAAGAAGGTCATCGCGGAGACCGGCGCGGGCCAGCACGGCGTCGCGCTGGCGACCGCCGCGGCCCTACTCGGGCTTGAGTGCGAGATCCACATGGGCGCGATCGACATCGCCAAGCAGCACCCGAACGTGGTGCGGATGCGTCTCCTCGGCGCGACCGTCGTGTCGGTCGAGGACGGCGGACGGTGCCTCAAGGACGCCGTCGACTCCGCGTTCGGCGTGTGGGCGGCCGACTTCGGCGAGACGATGTTCGCGATCGGCTCGGTCGTCGGGCCCGACCCGTTCCCGACCATGGTGCGCGACTTCCAGTCGGTCGTCGGCCGCGAGGCGCGCCGTCAAGTGATGGAGAAGGAGGGCAAACTGCCCACCGCGATCGTCGCCGCGGTCGGCGGCGGGTCGAACGCCATGGGCCTGTTCCAGGCATTCCTCGAGGACGCAGACGTGGCGATCTACGGCGTCGAGCCCTCGGGCCGAAGCCTGGACGCGCCGGGCGAGCACGCCGCGACCATGACGCTCGGCACCCCCGGCGTCATCCACGGCATGCAGACCATCGTGCTGCAGGACGAGGCGGGCGAGCCGTGGCCGGTGCACTCGATCGCCTCCGGCATGGACTACCCGGGCGTCGGCCCGCAGCACGCCCACCTGAAGGACGTCGGTCGCGCCAACTATGTGACGGCGTCGGACGCCGAGTCGCTGGAGGCCTTCCAGGTGCTGTGCCGCACCGAGGGCATCATCCCCGCGATCGAGTCGAGCCACGCCGTCGCCTATGCCATGAAGTTGGCCCCGACGCTGACCTCCGACGACGTGATCATCGTCAACCTGTCGGGCCGCGGGGACAAGGACATCGACTTCGTCGCCGAGCAACTCGGCATGGAGTAA
- a CDS encoding molybdopterin dinucleotide binding domain-containing protein yields MKALHDGDVKVFIGMGGNFVRAVPDPAYTAEGMAQCSLTVHVSTKLNRSHLTHGARALILPCLARTERDETGYGLQRQSCEDAMSNVQLSLGKRRPASDQLLSEPAILAGIARATLPGSATPWERYAVDYDAIRDVMAKVLPGFEGFNKVVRGKYGFRIPQPARERDFRTPSGRAEFCLADLPNVVPDDDQTIVLQTIRSHDQWNTTIYTNDDRYRGVKNIREIVFMHADDMAERGISWGGAIDLVSTSKDGSKRTARGFRAVSYDLPRGVRRATCPS; encoded by the coding sequence ATGAAGGCCCTCCACGACGGCGACGTGAAGGTGTTCATCGGGATGGGCGGCAACTTCGTGCGCGCCGTCCCCGACCCCGCTTACACCGCGGAAGGCATGGCGCAGTGCTCGCTGACGGTGCACGTCTCGACCAAGCTCAACAGGTCGCACCTGACGCACGGCGCGAGGGCGCTGATCCTGCCGTGCCTCGCCCGCACGGAGCGCGACGAGACGGGGTACGGGCTGCAGCGACAGTCCTGCGAGGACGCCATGAGCAACGTCCAACTCTCGCTCGGCAAGCGCCGCCCCGCGTCGGATCAGTTGCTGTCCGAGCCTGCCATCCTGGCGGGCATCGCGCGCGCCACGCTGCCCGGGAGCGCGACGCCGTGGGAGCGCTACGCCGTCGACTACGACGCGATCCGCGACGTGATGGCGAAGGTGCTGCCGGGCTTCGAGGGCTTCAACAAGGTCGTGCGGGGCAAGTACGGCTTCCGGATCCCGCAACCTGCGCGCGAGCGTGACTTCCGCACCCCGTCGGGTCGCGCCGAGTTCTGCCTGGCCGACCTGCCCAACGTGGTCCCCGACGACGACCAGACGATCGTGCTGCAGACGATCAGGTCGCACGACCAGTGGAACACGACGATCTACACCAACGACGACCGCTACCGGGGCGTCAAGAACATCCGCGAGATCGTCTTCATGCACGCCGACGACATGGCCGAGCGGGGCATCTCCTGGGGTGGCGCCATCGACCTGGTGTCGACCTCGAAGGACGGCAGCAAGCGCACCGCCCGCGGGTTCCGGGCCGTGTCCTACGACCTGCCGCGGGGAGTGCGGCGGGCTACATGCCCGAGTTGA
- a CDS encoding MOSC domain-containing protein — MDNRIGTVAALRVGRVVSQPWGPKGVPSAAVKAAVEGPLRLGVLGFDGDEHGDTVNHGGQAKAALAYARHRYDDWRGIGLDLPDGGFFENLTLDSPGTDDGTVVLGETWRIGNATVRVTQPRSPCYKLAKRWGIDDLVLRVQQTGWSGWYLAVVEEGVVGPGDPVVLVDRPAGAPTMAEISRIMERDKHDLDGARRLIDAPGLPERWVAKLERRLASRPDSDAARLLGPTED; from the coding sequence ATGGACAACCGGATCGGCACCGTCGCGGCGCTGCGCGTGGGGCGCGTCGTCAGCCAACCCTGGGGGCCGAAGGGGGTGCCGAGCGCCGCGGTGAAGGCCGCGGTGGAGGGGCCGCTGCGGCTGGGAGTCCTCGGCTTTGACGGTGATGAGCACGGCGACACCGTCAATCACGGCGGCCAGGCAAAGGCCGCGTTGGCTTACGCGCGGCACCGCTACGACGACTGGCGGGGTATCGGCCTCGACCTTCCCGACGGCGGCTTCTTCGAAAACCTGACGCTCGACTCGCCCGGCACCGACGACGGCACCGTCGTGCTGGGCGAGACCTGGCGGATCGGGAACGCGACGGTTCGCGTCACCCAACCGCGCAGCCCCTGCTACAAGCTCGCCAAGCGGTGGGGCATCGACGACCTGGTGCTGCGCGTGCAGCAGACCGGCTGGTCCGGTTGGTACCTCGCGGTGGTCGAGGAGGGCGTCGTCGGCCCGGGCGACCCCGTTGTCCTGGTCGACCGGCCGGCAGGCGCGCCCACCATGGCCGAGATCTCGCGGATCATGGAGCGCGACAAGCACGACCTCGACGGCGCGCGCCGCCTGATCGACGCGCCGGGCCTGCCCGAGCGCTGGGTCGCCAAGTTGGAGCGCCGACTCGCAAGTCGCCCGGACAGCGACGCCGCGAGGCTGCTCGGCCCCACGGAGGACTGA
- a CDS encoding TMEM175 family protein yields MTTPQRTAQRFPAEQARAFADAVVAIAMTLLILPLMESAADVTRATSVPVWLDEHGSQLFSFVLSFGIIAMFWVNHHRTFQRVKEVDSGLLWCTMAWLLGIVWLPVATALSGHLEADDRAVKAVYIGSMTLVALLSLLQLLWLRAHPVLHEMDPATINGTVAMATAMLALFAVCLVVAVVFPGLSYFPLFLMVGVGPLGRLFKRIMGPGRPTGPEPQ; encoded by the coding sequence ATGACCACTCCCCAGCGCACAGCGCAGCGCTTCCCGGCGGAACAGGCCCGCGCCTTCGCCGACGCCGTCGTCGCGATCGCGATGACGCTTCTGATCCTTCCCCTGATGGAGTCCGCGGCCGACGTCACCCGGGCGACCTCGGTGCCCGTCTGGCTCGACGAGCACGGCAGCCAACTCTTCAGCTTCGTGCTCAGCTTCGGCATCATCGCCATGTTCTGGGTCAACCACCACCGCACGTTCCAGCGCGTCAAGGAGGTGGACAGCGGCCTGCTCTGGTGCACGATGGCTTGGCTGCTCGGCATCGTCTGGCTCCCGGTGGCGACGGCCCTGTCAGGTCACCTGGAGGCCGACGACCGCGCCGTCAAGGCCGTCTACATCGGAAGCATGACGCTCGTGGCGCTGCTCTCGCTGCTGCAGTTGCTGTGGCTCCGCGCGCACCCGGTGCTGCACGAGATGGATCCCGCCACGATCAACGGAACCGTCGCCATGGCCACGGCGATGCTGGCGCTGTTCGCCGTCTGCCTCGTAGTCGCCGTCGTGTTCCCGGGCCTGTCCTACTTCCCGCTGTTCCTGATGGTTGGCGTCGGGCCGCTGGGCCGCCTGTTCAAGAGGATCATGGGTCCGGGCCGCCCGACCGGCCCCGAGCCTCAGTGA
- a CDS encoding TIGR03085 family metal-binding protein, translating to MSFASRQRAALADLLDELGPFAPTECEGWQTQDLAAHLYVREHKLSALPGIGLERFAEKTSQVQNQVLHSMDYPALVEEIRTVGWIMRPLDSLVNTSEFFIHHEDVLRANGRSQTLTAKEQQELWPLVTVMARRVQTKAGDQLRITRTDTGLEKQIGTGERTVHLRGLPSELLLHLTGRDSNVELIADPPVLDNWLRSLLSL from the coding sequence ATGAGTTTCGCCTCCCGCCAGCGCGCCGCCCTCGCCGATCTCCTGGATGAACTCGGCCCGTTCGCCCCGACCGAGTGCGAGGGGTGGCAGACGCAGGACCTCGCCGCGCACCTCTACGTCAGGGAGCACAAGCTGAGCGCGCTGCCCGGCATCGGCCTCGAGCGGTTCGCCGAGAAGACCTCGCAGGTGCAGAACCAGGTGCTGCACTCGATGGACTACCCGGCCCTGGTTGAGGAGATCCGCACGGTCGGCTGGATCATGCGGCCGCTCGACTCCCTCGTCAACACCAGCGAGTTCTTCATCCACCACGAGGACGTGCTGCGCGCCAACGGCCGCTCCCAGACGCTGACGGCCAAGGAGCAGCAGGAACTGTGGCCGCTGGTCACGGTGATGGCGCGCAGGGTCCAGACCAAGGCGGGCGACCAACTGCGCATCACCCGCACCGACACGGGCCTCGAGAAGCAGATCGGCACCGGCGAACGCACCGTCCATCTGCGCGGGCTGCCGTCCGAACTCCTCCTTCACCTGACGGGCCGCGACTCGAACGTCGAACTGATCGCCGACCCGCCAGTGCTGGACAACTGGCTGCGATCGCTGCTGTCCCTGTAG
- a CDS encoding anthranilate synthase component I, with product MIIAPTLSEFTDLAKDRRVISVYAKLLADDLTPVSVYQALCGARESTFLFESADAGVWSRWSFIGVRTASTLTETDGRAHWLGRELVGIPDDGDPVQVLRQTLAELATQQIDTLPPFHAGMVGYLGYDVVRRLEKLPDTTVDDLQIPELVMMLTSELAVFDHHKGELWLIANAINFDGTDEGVERAYYGAVAAIEAMAEQLRQPRASLACQEGEPRTPRIDRQRTSEEYMALVDEAKEEIRAGEAFQIVVSQRFDIRTDADALEVYRALRLTNPSPYLYLLRLPGFAVVGSSPEALVTVSDGVATTRPIAGSRPRGKTPEEDRRLAEELVADPKEKAEHLMLVDLGRNDLGRISEPGSVTVHEFAKVHRYSHIMHLEAEVSGRIDARHSALDAVLSCFPAGTLSGAPKVRAMEIIDRLEASRRGLYGGVVGYFDFAGNADVAIAIRTALIKDGVAHVQAGAGIVADSVAELEDAECSHKARAVVTAIGRAEAMARP from the coding sequence GTGATCATCGCCCCAACCCTCTCCGAGTTCACTGACCTGGCCAAGGACCGCCGCGTCATCAGCGTCTACGCCAAGCTGCTCGCCGACGACCTCACCCCCGTGAGCGTCTACCAGGCGCTCTGCGGCGCCCGCGAGTCGACATTCCTGTTCGAGTCTGCCGACGCCGGGGTGTGGTCGCGCTGGTCGTTCATCGGCGTCCGCACCGCCTCGACCCTCACCGAGACCGACGGCCGCGCGCACTGGCTCGGCAGGGAACTGGTCGGCATCCCCGACGACGGGGACCCCGTGCAGGTGCTTCGCCAGACCCTCGCGGAGCTGGCGACCCAGCAGATCGACACTCTGCCGCCCTTCCATGCGGGCATGGTCGGCTACCTCGGCTACGACGTCGTGCGGCGGCTCGAGAAGCTGCCCGACACCACCGTCGACGACCTCCAGATCCCCGAACTGGTCATGATGCTCACCAGTGAGCTCGCCGTCTTCGACCATCACAAGGGCGAGCTGTGGCTGATCGCCAACGCGATCAACTTCGACGGCACCGACGAGGGCGTCGAGCGCGCCTACTACGGCGCGGTCGCCGCCATCGAGGCGATGGCTGAGCAGCTCCGCCAGCCGCGCGCCAGCCTCGCCTGCCAGGAGGGCGAGCCCCGCACCCCGCGCATCGACAGGCAGCGCACCTCCGAGGAGTACATGGCGCTCGTCGACGAGGCAAAGGAAGAGATCCGGGCGGGGGAGGCGTTCCAGATCGTCGTGTCGCAGCGCTTCGACATCCGCACCGACGCCGACGCGCTCGAGGTCTACCGCGCGCTGCGGCTGACCAACCCGAGCCCCTACCTGTACCTGCTGCGGCTCCCCGGCTTCGCCGTGGTCGGCTCGAGCCCGGAGGCGCTTGTCACCGTCAGCGACGGTGTGGCGACCACCCGGCCGATCGCGGGCTCCCGCCCTCGCGGCAAGACGCCAGAGGAGGACCGCAGGCTGGCCGAGGAGCTCGTCGCCGACCCGAAGGAGAAGGCCGAGCACCTGATGCTCGTCGACCTCGGTCGCAACGACCTCGGCCGGATCAGCGAGCCGGGCAGCGTCACGGTGCACGAGTTCGCGAAGGTGCACCGCTACTCGCACATCATGCACCTGGAGGCCGAGGTCTCGGGTCGCATCGACGCCCGGCACAGCGCGCTCGACGCGGTGTTGTCCTGCTTCCCCGCGGGCACGCTGTCGGGCGCGCCGAAGGTGCGGGCCATGGAGATCATCGACCGGCTCGAGGCAAGCAGGCGCGGGCTGTACGGCGGGGTCGTCGGCTACTTCGACTTCGCTGGCAACGCCGACGTCGCCATCGCCATCCGCACCGCGCTGATCAAGGACGGCGTCGCGCACGTGCAGGCGGGGGCGGGCATCGTCGCCGACTCGGTCGCGGAACTCGAGGACGCCGAATGCTCGCACAAGGCGCGCGCGGTCGTCACGGCGATCGGCCGGGCGGAAGCGATGGCGCGACCGTGA